In Artemia franciscana chromosome 4, ASM3288406v1, whole genome shotgun sequence, a single window of DNA contains:
- the LOC136025935 gene encoding uncharacterized protein LOC136025935 codes for MRQITDQILMIRPASFRMNEETAVNNFFQKSTEELHTNTNKKAQDEFDAFVEKLTEVGVEVHVVEDDSSLNTPDALFPNNWVSFHENGDVALYPMFAENRRRERREEVFLALKKKGFEFNQIVDYTQAEEENVFLEGTGSLILDRINRKAYCALSPRANEKLLIKFCKDFQFIPVIFTANQNVNGKRLPIYHTNVMMCVGEDFTIICSATIDDKKERDNVLAHLKDDKKEIINITEAQMQNFAGNMLQVKSARSDETYLVMSKSAKDALTASQISQIEKYAKILSVDLTCIETNGGGSARCMMAEIYNPKK; via the coding sequence ATGAGACAGATTACAGATCAAATACTAATGATTCGCCCAGCGTCTTTTAGAATGAATGAAGAAACTGcagtgaataatttttttcaaaagtcaacgGAAGAATTACATACCAACACTAATAAAAAAGCCCAAGATGAGTTTGATGCTTTTGTTGAGAAATTAACTGAAGTAGGAGTGGAGGTTCATGTAGTAGAGGATGATTCAAGCTTAAACACTCCTGATGCTTTGTTTCCCAATAACTGGGTTTCGTTTCATGAAAATGGTGATGTAGCTTTGTATCCTATGTTTGCGGAAAACCGAAGACGTGAACGCCGGGAGGAGGTGTTTTTAGCGCTTAAAAAGAAAGGTTTTGAATTCAATCAAATAGTTGACTATACACAAGCAGAAGAAGAGAATGTTTTTCTTGAAGGAACGGGGAGTTTAATTTTAGATCGAATAAATAGAAAAGCATACTGTGCTTTGTCGCCTAGGGCAAACGAAAAATTGCTTATCAAGTTTTGTAAAGACTTCCAGTTTATACCCGTTATTTTTACCGCTAACCAAAACGTAAACGGAAAGCGTCTACCCATCTATCATACTAACGTAATGATGTGTGTTGGAGAAGATTTTACTATAATTTGTTCAGCCACAATAGACGATAAGAAAGAACGTGACAATGTgttggctcatttgaaagatgataaaaaagaaattattaatattacagAAGCTCAAATGCAGAATTTTGCGGGAAATATGCTTCAGGTAAAATCGGCTCGCTCAGATGAAACTTATTTAGTAATGAGCAAAAGCGCAAAAGATGCATTAACTGCTTCGCAAATTAGTCAAATTGAAAAATACGCTAAAATTTTAAGTGTAGATTTAACCTGTATAGAGACCAACGGCGGAGGAAGTGCAAGATGCATGATGGCCGAAATTTATAATCCGAAGAAGTAG